A stretch of the Chanos chanos chromosome 1, fChaCha1.1, whole genome shotgun sequence genome encodes the following:
- the ankrd9 gene encoding ankyrin repeat domain-containing protein 9: MPLDLGMYDSRADYKSEKQCQKTSFAFYQAVRDLLPVWVLEDMRTMEVFHWEDDGRACAYSPSEALLYALVHDHQQYARYLLNRFSVQALEMPSRSFRCCQASTTPHLTIAVRYNRVSILKMILDSTKDFTESEKQNYLNRHGCVHIDGSETALHLACDLVRPECLILLLGHGACPYVTDRAGNNPLDCLLNQICQSELDMRRKHVCLGYLILFMPKLRFQMRSQLQNNSVLWRSLIGEQAFCWLAGISPPSLFVQAMQKLTQTIPTEQLDALPDFLRPPDFRLNQAHDDTE; this comes from the coding sequence ATGCCTTTGGATCTTGGGATGTACGACAGTCGGGCGGATTACAAATCCGAAAAGCAATGCCAGAAAACCTCCTTTGCTTTTTATCAAGCGGTCCGTGACTTGTTACCAGTGTGGGTCCTAGAGGACATGCGGACAATGGAGGTATTTCACTGGGAGGACGACGGGAGAGCGTGCGCCTATAGTCCTTCTGAGGCTTTGCTCTACGCTCTAGTGCACGACCACCAGCAATACGCGAGATACCTGCTCAACAGATTTTCTGTGCAAGCGCTGGAAATGCCCAGCAGAAGTTTCCGTTGCTGTCAAGCATCCACAACTCCCCATCTCACAATTGCCGTACGGTACAATCGAGTCAGTATTTTGAAAATGATCTTGGACTCCACTAAAGACTTTACAGAAAGCGAGAAACAGAATTATTTAAACCGCCATGGATGTGTCCACATTGACGGCAGCGAGACTGCGCTACATCTGGCATGCGACCTGGTGCGTCCCGAGTGTTTGATCCTGTTGCTAGGTCATGGCGCGTGTCCCTACGTGACAGATCGCGCAGGGAACAACCCCCTGGACTGCCTCCTGAATCAGATCTGCCAGAGCGAGCTCGACATGCGGCGCAAACACGTCTGCCTGGGCTACCTCATTCTCTTCATGCCAAAGCTCCGTTTTCAGATGCGGAGTCAACTGCAAAACAACTCGGTGCTGTGGAGGAGCCTGATTGGAGAGCAAGCGTTTTGCTGGCTCGCGGGAATTTCTCCTCCATCCCTCTTTGTACAAGCAATGCAAAAACTGACCCAGACCATCCCCACTGAACAACTAGACGCTCTCCCCGATTTTCTGAGGCCTCCTGATTTCAGACTGAACCAAGCTCATGATGACACAGAGTAA